In the Cerasicoccus sp. TK19100 genome, AGTTTCCCTTGCCAAGATGGAAACCCGCGGCATACTCCGAACACTTTATTGCCCGGTAGCTCAGCGGTAGAGCAGGTGGCTGTTAACCACTTTGTCGCTGGTTCGATCCCAGCCCGGGCAGCCATTTTAAGAGTTTCGGAGTTTTTCCTTTTTCGAGTGAGTGAACTTTCACTACACCGAAAACTTCGAGCGTTGAGCTTCTGTTTTTAGAAGCTTCACCAGCAACTCGGCGTGCGGATTAGGGCGCGTTGTGGAAAGGCCTATTGTGGCAGTGACTGGTTCAAACTTTGGGAAGAACGGTCGACACACAAGTGAGCGTGGTATGAATTCAATCACGCTATCGGCAAGGATCGCTGCAGCTTGGTATGCCTCTACGCTGGCGAAAAGGGTCGAGATTCCGTCTGTCTCCAAGGCTGAAAAGTGTGGCTTAAAACCAAAGGGTTTGAAGATCCTTCGGATGTGTGGAACGTAATCGGGAAAATTCGGCTGAGCCAACCCGACTAAAGGCACGTTGCGCAAGCGCTTGGGTGCAATGCGTTTCGATTCCGCCAACGGATGATTGGCGTGCATGACCAGCACAAGCGTTAACCGACGCAATTCGGTCCATTGAAATCCAGGTATGGCTTCGAGAGATGGTTCCAGTGCAATGATGACATTCAATTTGCCTTCGATTGCCATCTGCTTCATCTCCGGTGGTGAAAGATCCGCAAGTTCGATTCGGACCCTTGGATTCTCTGCCTGAAACTGCTGGAGAGCGCGGGGGAGAATACCAGCCGTTGCCGATGGGGAATAGCCGACGCGCAGCACTTCGCTAGCAGTCTCACCTCGCACACGGTGCACGGCGAGCTCCGCGCGGGCGAGCACTTCGCGGGCTTCATCGTAGAATAGCTCGCCAACTTCGGTCAGCTTCACCGCGTTCTTTCCGCGGATGAGCAACCGCACGCCCAGCTCTTCCTCAAGATCCTTCACCTGGCGGCTGAGTGCCGGCTGGGTGAGGTGCAGGATTTGCGCTGCCCGGTTAAATGAACCGTGCGCCGCTACGGCGACAAAGTAACGGAGGTGGCGAAGTTCCACATTTTTGATCTGACTCAAACTAAAAGTATTAGCGAGCCAAAAAACTCGGCATTGGACGTAGAGGAGACAATGCGGTATCCTACTCCAACTTCCGACCAATGAAAACAAACACGACCGATCACCTACCGAAACCGGTGGCAGAATACATAGAAGCGGTGAACCGCTTCGACGCCGCGGCTGCTGCCGCTTGTTTCACTTCAGAAGCGACAGTCCACGACGAGGGGGGCGACCATGTGGGGGCTGCCGCCATCGAATGTTGGGTTGCCAAAACGAGCCATCGGTATCGACCACATGCCACGATAACGAACGTGCAGGGGTTCGGAGAAAAGCTGAGGATGGCCGTGAAGGTGGCTGGTGATTTCCCCGGTAGTCCGATCGAACTCGACTATGAACTGCGGGTGAGTGACGGAAAAATCTTAGAACTGAGTATCCAATGAAAACGCAAAAGCCAGATATTCCAATTAGCGGAGATGAATTTGCCGGACAGCGTGTTTTCGTAACTGGTGGCACTAAGGGGGCAGGCGAAGCGATGGTGCGCAGATTTGCCGCCGCAGGTGCATCGGTCGCCACGACTGCCCGCCGGGCACCAACTGAGTCTAACCTCCCCGGGATTTTCTTCGCGGGCGACTTGTCTTCAGCAGAAGGCGCTAGAAAAACAGCCGCTGAACTCCTGGATGCCTTCGGCGTGCCGGATATCTTGATTCACAATCTCGGCGGCTCAAATGCGCCGGGCGGAGGCTTTGTAGCCCTCAACGACGAGCAGTGGGTCGAAGAGCTGAACTTGAATCTGTTGGCCGCTGTTCGTATCGACAGGGTCATCGTCCCGTCGATGGTGGAGCGCCAATCCGGCGTAGTGATCCACATTTCGTCAATACAGAGGCAGTTGCCGCTGCCCGAGTCTACCATTGCATATGCTGCGGCGAAGGCAGCGCTCTCTACATACAGTAAGGCATTGTCGAAGGAGGTAGGGTCCAAGGGGGTTCGCGTCACCTCTGTCTCCCCTGGATGGATCTATACCACAGCTGCACAAGCCATGGTATCCCGGCTTGCTGAACACGGTGGCACGGACGAGGAGACCGCGCGCCAAGGTATTGTAAATGCACTGGGCGGTATTCCCATTGGTCGCCCGGCCTGGCCGTGGGAAGTCGCAGAACTGGTGGCCTTTCTTGCCTCTGCGCGAGCCGGTTCTATCCACGGGGCCGACTATGTCATTGATGGCGGAACCGTTCCTACTGTCTGAGCG is a window encoding:
- a CDS encoding nuclear transport factor 2 family protein produces the protein MKTNTTDHLPKPVAEYIEAVNRFDAAAAAACFTSEATVHDEGGDHVGAAAIECWVAKTSHRYRPHATITNVQGFGEKLRMAVKVAGDFPGSPIELDYELRVSDGKILELSIQ
- a CDS encoding SDR family oxidoreductase, whose product is MKTQKPDIPISGDEFAGQRVFVTGGTKGAGEAMVRRFAAAGASVATTARRAPTESNLPGIFFAGDLSSAEGARKTAAELLDAFGVPDILIHNLGGSNAPGGGFVALNDEQWVEELNLNLLAAVRIDRVIVPSMVERQSGVVIHISSIQRQLPLPESTIAYAAAKAALSTYSKALSKEVGSKGVRVTSVSPGWIYTTAAQAMVSRLAEHGGTDEETARQGIVNALGGIPIGRPAWPWEVAELVAFLASARAGSIHGADYVIDGGTVPTV
- a CDS encoding LysR family transcriptional regulator; this translates as MSQIKNVELRHLRYFVAVAAHGSFNRAAQILHLTQPALSRQVKDLEEELGVRLLIRGKNAVKLTEVGELFYDEAREVLARAELAVHRVRGETASEVLRVGYSPSATAGILPRALQQFQAENPRVRIELADLSPPEMKQMAIEGKLNVIIALEPSLEAIPGFQWTELRRLTLVLVMHANHPLAESKRIAPKRLRNVPLVGLAQPNFPDYVPHIRRIFKPFGFKPHFSALETDGISTLFASVEAYQAAAILADSVIEFIPRSLVCRPFFPKFEPVTATIGLSTTRPNPHAELLVKLLKTEAQRSKFSV